The following proteins are encoded in a genomic region of Cyclonatronum proteinivorum:
- a CDS encoding DUF4197 domain-containing protein produces MNSHLKPIAALLSIFFFLSACAELQQFMDQTGVGGGELPLTETEVVNGLKNALEVGAARAADTASQEGGFTNNQLLFIAFPEEARRVENTLRDLGFGSLVDDFVTTLNRSAEEAARSAAPVFRQAVQQMTIQDGFEILRGADNAATDYFRRTTTEELHNLFRPVISQALDNTLATRYWNDIVQQYNRIPFMQPVQTDLVDYTTVRATEGLFTLLEQEEKAIREDPVKRTTDILRRVFGHSSLQPAS; encoded by the coding sequence ATGAACAGTCATCTGAAACCCATCGCAGCACTTCTTTCCATTTTCTTTTTCCTAAGTGCCTGCGCTGAGCTGCAGCAGTTCATGGATCAGACGGGCGTCGGGGGCGGCGAGCTACCCCTCACGGAAACGGAAGTGGTGAACGGTCTCAAAAACGCCCTCGAAGTAGGGGCAGCCCGTGCCGCAGACACCGCTTCGCAGGAAGGCGGCTTCACCAACAATCAGCTCCTCTTCATCGCATTCCCCGAAGAAGCCCGGCGTGTAGAAAACACCCTACGAGACCTCGGCTTTGGCAGTCTCGTAGATGATTTCGTGACCACCCTGAACCGCTCTGCCGAAGAAGCCGCGCGTTCGGCAGCCCCCGTTTTTCGTCAGGCCGTGCAGCAGATGACCATTCAGGACGGCTTCGAAATTCTGCGCGGGGCAGACAATGCGGCAACAGACTATTTCCGGCGCACCACAACAGAAGAGCTGCACAACCTTTTTCGCCCCGTCATTTCACAGGCCCTCGACAACACCCTCGCGACCCGCTACTGGAACGACATCGTACAGCAGTACAACCGCATTCCCTTCATGCAGCCGGTTCAGACAGATTTGGTAGATTACACCACCGTCCGCGCAACGGAAGGCCTTTTCACCTTACTCGAACAGGAAGAAAAAGCCATCCGCGAAGACCCCGTAAAACGCACAACCGATATCCTGCGCCGCGTATTTGGCCACTCAAGCCTGCAACCCGCTTCGTGA
- a CDS encoding saccharopine dehydrogenase family protein: MQPTDSGNEILVYGSYGYTGKLVVEEFQRRGVSVTLGGRNENELKEQAAKTGLPYACFALDDAELSLQIQEYKTVLNCAGPFHNTSVYLTRTCVNSGINYLNITGEFDVIESLSLYDRKAKANQCIVLPGVGYDVAPSDCLIAYAQKKFPGARTIRLCLHFGGRPSQGTMRTSLQQFKKGNVVRSRGLIVPVRFAHKSHRIDFRDKVRTCVSIPWGDVSSAFYSTQVPNIEVYMSMSNGAARLAKLAGFFQPVLKRKLFSNMISSWISKQPEGPGFAEREKGQSRIYLTVYDLTTRKSFLLKTPEAYSLTAQIAAESAIRVTAGTVTPGFHTPSTAFGANFIMKFKGVERHELVRGNKQKL, from the coding sequence ATGCAACCTACCGATAGCGGCAATGAAATTTTAGTATATGGCTCTTATGGCTATACAGGGAAATTAGTTGTTGAGGAATTCCAGCGCCGCGGTGTCAGCGTTACGCTTGGAGGAAGAAATGAAAATGAGCTGAAAGAGCAAGCTGCGAAAACAGGACTGCCTTACGCTTGTTTTGCGCTTGACGACGCCGAGTTATCCCTTCAAATTCAGGAATATAAAACCGTTCTGAATTGTGCAGGTCCCTTTCATAACACATCCGTCTACCTTACAAGAACGTGTGTAAACAGCGGGATCAACTATTTAAATATTACCGGAGAGTTTGACGTCATTGAAAGTTTAAGCCTTTATGATCGAAAGGCAAAAGCGAATCAGTGCATAGTTTTGCCTGGCGTTGGGTATGATGTAGCGCCAAGCGACTGTCTTATAGCGTATGCACAAAAGAAATTTCCGGGTGCAAGAACCATCCGGCTCTGCTTACATTTTGGAGGCAGACCTTCACAAGGTACCATGCGAACATCTCTTCAGCAGTTTAAAAAAGGTAATGTGGTTCGGTCGCGCGGGCTGATCGTACCGGTCAGGTTTGCCCATAAAAGTCACCGCATTGATTTTCGGGATAAGGTACGAACATGCGTTTCAATTCCCTGGGGTGACGTTTCATCTGCATTTTACTCGACTCAGGTACCAAATATTGAAGTGTATATGTCGATGTCTAACGGAGCTGCCCGTTTGGCCAAACTTGCCGGTTTCTTCCAGCCGGTGCTGAAGCGAAAGCTGTTTAGTAATATGATTTCTTCCTGGATTAGTAAGCAGCCCGAAGGCCCCGGTTTTGCGGAACGGGAGAAAGGGCAAAGCCGGATTTATCTGACTGTTTATGACCTAACGACCCGTAAGAGTTTCTTGCTGAAAACGCCTGAAGCATATTCGCTCACGGCGCAAATTGCAGCTGAATCAGCGATTCGGGTTACGGCTGGAACCGTAACACCTGGCTTTCATACGCCTTCCACTGCGTTTGGGGCAAATTTTATTATGAAGTTTAAAGGGGTTGAGCGTCATGAGCTGGTTCGCGGAAATAAACAAAAGCTCTAA
- a CDS encoding nicotinamidase, translating to MKALLIVDLQNDFCPGGALGVKDGHKIVPVINELARQFELVIASRDWHPEETVHFEKWPVHCVANTEGAAFHPGLSLRPVQQVFDKGTTNADDGYSAFEATNLDLAAYLKERKVDEIYLCGLTTEYCVKSTAFDALRAGFKTFLYTDAIAPVNLTPGDAEKALNDMQDAGVIFLTSKISLR from the coding sequence ATGAAAGCACTTTTAATCGTAGATCTTCAGAATGACTTTTGCCCCGGCGGTGCCCTGGGCGTAAAAGACGGACACAAAATTGTGCCGGTCATAAACGAGCTTGCCAGGCAATTTGAGCTGGTCATTGCTTCCCGCGACTGGCATCCCGAAGAAACCGTTCACTTCGAAAAATGGCCGGTACATTGCGTAGCAAACACGGAAGGTGCTGCCTTTCATCCCGGGCTCAGCCTCCGGCCGGTTCAGCAGGTGTTTGACAAAGGCACAACCAATGCCGACGACGGCTACTCCGCTTTTGAGGCAACCAATCTTGACCTTGCTGCATACCTGAAAGAGCGAAAAGTGGACGAAATCTATTTGTGCGGCCTAACAACGGAATATTGTGTGAAGTCAACTGCCTTTGACGCACTTCGTGCGGGTTTCAAAACCTTTCTCTACACCGACGCAATTGCACCGGTAAATCTCACCCCTGGTGACGCCGAAAAGGCCTTAAACGACATGCAGGACGCTGGGGTAATCTTTTTGACGTCTAAAATCAGCCTGAGATAA
- a CDS encoding sigma-70 family RNA polymerase sigma factor, whose product MSAESEAVKKARSLKNREEDYALVDQAKLNDQKAFARLMEKYQVQLHFHVQKIVRDRDVVEDLVQEAFLKAFDNIHTFDPTYAFSTWLYRIATNHSIDFLRKKKMKTYSIDEPVRGKDGDMKVELPDHDSETDAELIRKQRAKIIKEAIDSLPDKYRVIIKLRHEDDKSYQEIADMMTLPLGTVKAHIFRARELLNKFLIEKRGQF is encoded by the coding sequence ATGTCAGCTGAATCGGAAGCGGTTAAAAAAGCCAGGTCATTAAAAAACAGGGAAGAAGACTATGCGCTGGTTGATCAGGCTAAACTGAATGACCAAAAGGCATTCGCGCGCCTGATGGAAAAGTATCAGGTGCAGCTGCATTTCCATGTCCAGAAAATTGTGCGTGACCGTGACGTTGTGGAAGACCTGGTTCAGGAAGCATTTTTGAAAGCTTTTGATAACATCCATACCTTCGACCCTACCTATGCTTTTTCAACCTGGCTCTACCGTATAGCTACCAACCATTCGATTGATTTCCTCCGCAAAAAGAAGATGAAGACCTACTCCATCGATGAACCTGTGCGGGGTAAAGACGGGGATATGAAAGTCGAGCTGCCGGATCACGACAGTGAAACGGACGCTGAGCTGATTCGGAAGCAGCGGGCAAAAATCATCAAAGAAGCCATAGACAGCCTGCCCGATAAATACCGGGTCATTATTAAGCTGCGTCACGAAGATGATAAGAGCTATCAGGAAATTGCGGATATGATGACGCTTCCGCTTGGCACCGTAAAAGCACACATATTTAGAGCAAGGGAGCTCCTGAACAAATTTCTCATTGAAAAAAGGGGGCAGTTTTGA
- a CDS encoding NAD(P)/FAD-dependent oxidoreductase, with translation MSKKAEVLVVGGGLAGSCAALQMAKQGAQVTLVHQNQLTGHTASMVPLALYNPAAALRAKKGWRALECHQALHELLDEVAEFLGSDGFISRNGLLRPCLDEGMAAHFRKSAETEGWPEGWVRWLTPEDLRARFPESEHRWGGLWVAVGMTVETPILLQGLHEMLRDKYGCLVMEKKVADVSERETGAIIRFEDGSQTDTPKVLIAAGAFARDLAGNEKLKLHAVKGQTVEVAPFLRTDFKPSVSSKGYISLHNNRVEIGSTYEHHFDNFNPTDKSNSYLLKKVPRSFPDYDADDLTVRGSWTGIRVTTPDRMPFTGLLSGRKHTYISTGFGSKGMIFAPYCGILTAQHIIAGTELSREISANRW, from the coding sequence ATGTCTAAAAAAGCGGAAGTGCTGGTTGTTGGTGGCGGCCTTGCCGGAAGCTGTGCAGCACTTCAGATGGCTAAACAAGGGGCTCAGGTAACACTTGTGCATCAGAATCAGCTCACAGGTCATACGGCGAGTATGGTACCCCTCGCACTCTACAACCCGGCCGCCGCCCTTCGTGCGAAAAAAGGCTGGCGTGCGCTTGAATGCCATCAGGCGCTGCATGAGTTACTTGACGAAGTCGCCGAATTTCTTGGAAGTGATGGCTTTATCAGCCGAAACGGGCTTTTGCGACCTTGTCTGGATGAAGGGATGGCTGCCCATTTCCGCAAATCGGCTGAAACCGAAGGCTGGCCCGAAGGCTGGGTCAGGTGGCTTACACCAGAAGACCTGCGCGCACGCTTTCCCGAAAGCGAGCACAGGTGGGGCGGGCTTTGGGTTGCAGTAGGAATGACCGTTGAAACCCCGATTTTACTGCAGGGACTGCACGAAATGCTGCGGGATAAATATGGTTGCCTGGTGATGGAGAAAAAAGTGGCTGATGTTTCTGAACGTGAAACGGGAGCCATCATACGTTTTGAAGATGGCAGCCAAACAGATACTCCAAAAGTTCTGATAGCGGCAGGGGCATTTGCCCGCGACCTTGCCGGAAACGAGAAGCTGAAGCTGCATGCTGTGAAAGGACAAACGGTGGAAGTAGCCCCCTTTCTTCGGACTGATTTCAAGCCATCGGTTTCATCAAAAGGCTACATTTCCTTACATAACAACCGCGTGGAGATTGGCAGCACCTATGAGCATCATTTTGATAATTTTAATCCTACAGACAAATCCAATTCTTATTTGCTGAAAAAGGTGCCGCGTAGCTTTCCCGATTACGACGCAGATGACCTGACTGTCAGGGGCAGTTGGACCGGCATACGCGTCACAACACCTGACCGCATGCCGTTTACGGGTTTATTATCGGGCCGAAAGCACACCTACATTTCGACCGGATTTGGTTCAAAAGGGATGATATTTGCCCCTTACTGCGGCATTCTTACCGCACAGCATATCATCGCCGGAACTGAGCTTTCCCGCGAAATTTCTGCAAACCGGTGGTGA
- a CDS encoding DUF1569 domain-containing protein, producing the protein MTLHELAQHIDKLQADTQPRWGKMTAQHMVEHLTSTLLLATGKNDVKVYTPQNQLAQMRAFLMSDKPIPRGVVSPAVGSELPKLRNESFEAAVSEFKAELSDFVAYYEANPEAVHINPAFGELSFPEWEQFMKKHFTHHFEQFGLLG; encoded by the coding sequence ATGACACTGCACGAACTCGCGCAACATATTGATAAACTGCAGGCCGATACGCAGCCGCGGTGGGGCAAAATGACCGCTCAGCACATGGTCGAGCACCTGACTTCTACCCTGCTGCTTGCAACCGGAAAAAATGATGTAAAGGTTTATACCCCGCAAAATCAGCTGGCGCAAATGCGGGCCTTTTTGATGAGCGACAAGCCCATTCCGCGGGGTGTTGTGAGTCCGGCTGTTGGCAGTGAGCTTCCTAAGCTGAGGAATGAGTCTTTCGAAGCTGCGGTATCGGAGTTTAAAGCGGAGCTATCCGATTTTGTGGCCTATTATGAAGCAAACCCCGAAGCCGTTCACATCAACCCTGCTTTCGGGGAGCTCAGCTTCCCGGAATGGGAACAATTTATGAAAAAGCACTTCACCCATCATTTCGAACAGTTTGGTTTGTTAGGGTGA
- the queG gene encoding tRNA epoxyqueuosine(34) reductase QueG, whose amino-acid sequence MNKQQLTAAVRAEANRLGFEGCGFAKAGFLEDEARRLEKWLLAGKHGKMHWMENHFDKRVDPTKLVPGAKSVISVLCSYHQPELFREHASDEANLRISKYALGEDYHFVLKDKLYQLFEFTKKLNGGLEGRVFVDSAPVMDKAWAVKSGLGWMGKHTNVISRKAGSCFFLGEMIVDAVFDYDSPTTDHCGSCTRCIDACPTDAITEPYSVDGSKCISYFTIELRDEIPAEYHDKLGNWIFGCDICQDVCPWNRKALPGSEPRLMARDELLGKDKGYWEELNLQEFRRLFKKNPVKRTKFDGLKRNIAAVRGNKKGKD is encoded by the coding sequence ATGAACAAGCAACAGCTAACAGCGGCCGTGAGAGCCGAGGCTAACCGGCTCGGGTTTGAAGGGTGCGGCTTTGCGAAAGCGGGTTTTCTGGAAGACGAAGCACGGCGTTTGGAGAAATGGCTGCTTGCCGGTAAGCACGGCAAAATGCATTGGATGGAAAATCACTTCGACAAGCGCGTTGATCCGACCAAGCTGGTACCCGGTGCTAAAAGTGTGATAAGTGTGCTTTGCAGCTACCATCAGCCGGAGCTGTTTCGGGAGCATGCGTCTGATGAGGCAAACCTTCGGATTTCAAAATATGCGCTGGGTGAGGATTATCACTTTGTGCTCAAAGACAAGCTGTATCAGCTGTTCGAATTCACCAAAAAGCTGAACGGCGGACTCGAAGGCCGGGTGTTTGTCGATTCCGCACCGGTCATGGATAAAGCCTGGGCGGTAAAGTCCGGACTTGGCTGGATGGGCAAACATACCAATGTGATCAGCCGGAAAGCGGGTTCGTGTTTTTTTCTGGGCGAGATGATTGTTGACGCGGTTTTCGACTACGACAGCCCGACTACCGATCACTGTGGCAGCTGCACCCGCTGTATCGACGCCTGCCCTACCGATGCCATCACCGAGCCTTATTCCGTTGACGGCTCAAAGTGTATCTCCTACTTTACCATAGAATTGCGGGATGAAATCCCGGCAGAATATCACGACAAGCTCGGCAACTGGATCTTTGGCTGTGATATTTGTCAGGATGTCTGCCCGTGGAACCGGAAAGCGTTGCCGGGCAGCGAGCCCCGCCTGATGGCGCGCGATGAACTTTTGGGTAAAGATAAGGGGTACTGGGAAGAACTGAACCTGCAGGAGTTTCGCAGGCTGTTCAAAAAAAATCCGGTGAAGCGTACCAAGTTTGATGGCCTGAAGCGTAACATTGCAGCGGTGCGCGGTAACAAAAAAGGCAAAGACTGA
- the ettA gene encoding energy-dependent translational throttle protein EttA, with protein MSDQKIIFSMVGVSKVRKPNKTVLKDIYLSFFYGAKIGVLGLNGAGKSTLLRIIAGEDKDYLGNITVQKGITFGYLPQEPELDPERTVREIVEEGVQETVDLLKQFEAVNAAFAEPDADFEALIEKQAKLQDRIDAAGAWDLDSKLEQAMDALRTPSGDQKVGTLSGGEKRRVALCRLLLKKPDVLLLDEPTNHLDAESVGWLEQHLARYEGTVIAVTHDRYFLDNVAGWILELDRGEGIPFKGNYTSWLEQKSERLKQEERSESQRQKTLQKELEWIRENPKGRRTKSKARISAYEQMLSEEQQKRREDMEIFIPAGPRLGNKVIVADQLTKGFDDKLLFGDLDFSLPPGGIVGVIGPNGAGKSTLFKMIIGEENPDSGKLDLGETVKLGYIDQNRPLDPAKSIWEEISGGQDLIKLGNREVNSRAYVARFNFSGSDQQKKVTELSGGERNRVHLAKMLKEGANVLLLDEPTNDLDVNTLRALEEALLEFAGCAVVISHDRWFLDRIATHILAFEGNSEVYWFEGNFAEYEENKRKRLGISEDQPTRIQYKKLMR; from the coding sequence GTGAGCGATCAAAAAATTATTTTTTCAATGGTTGGGGTCAGTAAAGTCCGAAAACCCAACAAGACTGTTCTCAAAGATATTTATCTCTCCTTTTTCTATGGCGCAAAAATTGGGGTACTTGGCTTAAACGGTGCCGGAAAAAGTACGCTGCTTCGCATTATTGCCGGTGAAGACAAAGACTATCTTGGCAACATAACTGTCCAAAAAGGGATTACCTTTGGTTATTTACCGCAGGAGCCTGAACTCGATCCGGAGCGTACTGTGCGTGAAATTGTGGAAGAAGGCGTGCAGGAAACCGTTGACCTGCTCAAGCAATTTGAAGCTGTAAATGCCGCTTTTGCCGAGCCGGACGCTGATTTTGAAGCCCTGATCGAAAAACAGGCCAAGCTACAGGATCGTATTGACGCGGCCGGTGCATGGGATCTTGACAGCAAGCTCGAACAGGCCATGGACGCCCTTCGTACGCCGTCCGGCGACCAGAAAGTCGGCACCCTTTCCGGTGGTGAAAAGCGCCGTGTTGCCCTCTGCCGCCTGCTGCTGAAAAAGCCGGATGTGCTCCTGCTCGATGAGCCGACCAACCACCTTGATGCCGAATCTGTCGGCTGGCTCGAACAGCACCTTGCCCGCTATGAGGGCACTGTAATCGCGGTAACCCACGACCGTTACTTCCTGGATAATGTTGCAGGCTGGATTTTGGAACTCGATCGTGGTGAGGGCATTCCGTTCAAAGGAAACTATACATCATGGCTTGAGCAAAAGTCAGAGCGACTCAAACAGGAAGAGCGCTCGGAATCGCAGCGGCAGAAAACGCTCCAAAAAGAGCTGGAGTGGATTCGCGAAAATCCCAAAGGACGCCGCACCAAGAGCAAAGCCCGTATTTCGGCCTACGAGCAAATGCTCTCCGAAGAACAGCAAAAGCGGCGCGAGGATATGGAAATATTCATTCCCGCGGGACCGCGCCTGGGGAACAAGGTGATTGTGGCCGACCAGCTGACGAAAGGTTTTGATGACAAGCTGCTGTTTGGCGATCTTGATTTCAGTCTGCCACCAGGCGGCATTGTGGGCGTAATCGGGCCAAACGGTGCTGGTAAGAGTACGCTCTTCAAAATGATCATCGGGGAGGAAAACCCTGATTCCGGGAAGCTGGACCTGGGCGAAACGGTGAAGCTTGGCTACATCGATCAGAACCGTCCGCTGGATCCTGCTAAGTCTATCTGGGAGGAAATTTCCGGCGGGCAGGATTTAATCAAGCTCGGCAACCGGGAGGTAAACTCGCGTGCTTACGTGGCGCGGTTCAACTTTTCGGGGAGTGATCAGCAAAAGAAAGTTACGGAGCTGTCTGGCGGTGAGCGCAACCGTGTGCACCTGGCCAAAATGCTGAAGGAAGGCGCGAACGTGCTGTTGCTCGATGAGCCAACCAACGACCTTGATGTCAACACCCTGCGGGCGCTTGAAGAAGCCCTGCTCGAATTTGCAGGCTGTGCTGTTGTGATATCGCACGACAGGTGGTTCCTTGATCGTATTGCCACCCACATTCTGGCTTTTGAAGGCAACAGTGAGGTTTACTGGTTTGAAGGCAACTTTGCCGAATATGAGGAAAACAAGCGTAAGCGTCTGGGAATCAGCGAAGATCAGCCGACGCGCATTCAGTACAAAAAACTAATGAGGTAA
- the pncB gene encoding nicotinate phosphoribosyltransferase produces MNHPTAAINGLYTDFYELSMAQALFMEGRHEEPACFDYFFRNYPFSGNYVIFAGLQTLGQALKYFLYDEDSCKALHELGFDPAFIAWLSNHPPSITIEAPPEGTIVFAQTPYVQVRGPFAHVLLAETLILNILNFESLIATKASRMKDALLPGQVLLDFGLRRAQGFAGFHASRAAYIGGCDSSSNVWSAVQYGHPAGGTHAHAWVQAFEAEDEAFRTFAKHFTGKTVLLVDTHDSLREGIPNAIKIAREMEASGKQLFGIRLDSGDFTRLIPQARQLLDDAGLRHVKIVVSDNLDEHRIRALNALPVKADIFGVGTKLLAADGSPALNGVLKLAELNGRPVMKRSDNPEKITLPGEKQLWRISDDGVPVGDYVSLSWEGRPPEDGRKYAALRTESFQSGSSLPRTDLDVVRSRVQTQKELFRTFLNTSNEQAAYPVTISNNLKDLQHELLQKKQ; encoded by the coding sequence ATGAACCACCCGACAGCGGCGATAAACGGTCTTTATACTGATTTTTATGAGCTTAGTATGGCGCAGGCGCTGTTCATGGAAGGGCGGCACGAAGAACCGGCCTGCTTCGATTATTTTTTCCGGAATTACCCTTTCAGCGGCAACTATGTCATTTTTGCGGGCCTCCAAACCCTGGGACAGGCGCTGAAGTATTTTTTGTATGATGAAGACAGCTGTAAAGCCCTGCACGAACTTGGTTTTGATCCGGCATTTATTGCTTGGCTATCAAACCATCCCCCAAGCATCACGATTGAAGCGCCGCCGGAAGGCACCATCGTTTTTGCACAGACGCCCTACGTGCAGGTCCGGGGGCCTTTTGCGCACGTTTTGCTGGCCGAAACCCTGATTCTCAATATTCTCAATTTTGAGTCCCTGATCGCAACCAAAGCCTCGCGGATGAAAGACGCCCTGTTGCCCGGTCAGGTCCTGCTCGATTTTGGCCTGCGTCGTGCGCAGGGGTTTGCGGGATTTCATGCCTCGCGGGCGGCATACATCGGCGGATGCGACAGTTCTTCCAACGTGTGGTCTGCCGTGCAGTACGGGCATCCCGCTGGCGGTACACACGCCCACGCCTGGGTGCAGGCGTTTGAGGCCGAGGATGAAGCATTCCGCACCTTCGCCAAACATTTCACCGGAAAAACGGTCCTGCTCGTCGATACGCACGACAGTTTAAGGGAAGGCATCCCAAATGCCATCAAAATTGCCCGGGAAATGGAAGCTTCCGGCAAACAGCTGTTCGGCATCCGCCTCGATAGCGGAGATTTCACCCGCCTTATCCCGCAGGCACGGCAACTGCTCGATGACGCCGGTTTGCGTCACGTCAAAATTGTGGTCTCAGATAATCTGGATGAACACCGGATTCGGGCGCTCAACGCGCTGCCGGTAAAAGCCGACATTTTTGGGGTGGGAACCAAGCTGCTGGCAGCTGATGGCAGTCCGGCTCTGAACGGCGTGCTCAAGCTCGCTGAACTGAACGGACGGCCCGTGATGAAACGCTCTGACAACCCGGAAAAAATCACGCTCCCCGGGGAGAAGCAACTGTGGCGCATTTCGGATGATGGCGTTCCGGTCGGAGATTACGTCAGTCTGAGCTGGGAAGGGCGTCCGCCGGAAGACGGCCGGAAGTATGCAGCACTTCGCACGGAAAGCTTCCAAAGCGGATCATCTTTGCCCCGGACAGATTTGGATGTTGTCAGATCACGCGTTCAGACGCAAAAAGAGCTTTTCAGGACTTTCCTCAATACATCGAATGAGCAAGCCGCATACCCTGTTACTATCAGCAATAACCTAAAAGACCTTCAGCACGAGCTGTTACAGAAAAAACAATAA
- a CDS encoding IS1634 family transposase gives MFIRRNKNRSGSVSVQICQKINRSNRVIKTVGIAKTKREEDLLVMLAKTQIEQMKGTLGLELCVESDDLVVENFVNELSVDDFQQVGPEQVLGRIYQHIGYPQDGSYRYFKSLVLYRLVYPGSKLRAVQYFSRHMNLNISVHTIYRFMDELSSELKTHVEDLSFAHTTRIVGGEVTVVYYDMTTLYFEASREDDFRVSGYSKDGKHSHPQILIGLLVTKQGYPVGYQLFEGSTAETKTLVKVLQAFEERFDLQKPVLVADSALLSQKNINKLNEYSYKYILGARLKNESENLKQRILKLKVTQDKPAELPHRNGRLIITYSAKRAKKDKANRQKGLERLEKKVSSGKLTKEHINNRGYNKYLNLQGQTTINIDYQRFEADQVWDGLKGYVTNTELTPKQVSRHYKQLWHIEKAFRISKTDLRIRPVYHRLKNRIEAHICICFTAYMIYKELERLLKTNNISISAQKAIEELKEIKQLTYCLPKSKTVKKTVLKPTPLQQRLLNLQF, from the coding sequence ATGTTTATCCGCAGAAATAAAAACCGAAGTGGTTCGGTCAGTGTCCAGATTTGCCAAAAGATCAATCGCTCCAATCGCGTGATTAAAACAGTTGGTATTGCCAAAACTAAACGGGAAGAAGATCTTTTGGTGATGCTTGCCAAAACTCAAATAGAGCAAATGAAAGGCACATTGGGCTTGGAGCTGTGTGTTGAATCTGATGATTTAGTCGTAGAGAATTTCGTCAATGAACTTAGTGTCGATGACTTTCAGCAGGTTGGACCGGAACAGGTTTTAGGGCGTATTTATCAGCATATTGGTTACCCGCAAGACGGCTCTTACCGGTATTTTAAGTCATTGGTTTTATATCGTTTAGTATATCCGGGAAGTAAGCTTAGGGCAGTGCAATACTTTAGCCGGCACATGAATTTGAACATTAGTGTGCATACCATTTACCGGTTCATGGACGAATTATCGTCAGAGCTTAAAACACATGTCGAAGACCTTAGTTTTGCCCATACTACCCGCATAGTCGGTGGTGAGGTGACTGTGGTATATTATGATATGACAACGCTTTATTTCGAGGCTTCCAGAGAAGATGATTTTAGAGTCAGTGGCTACTCCAAAGACGGTAAGCACAGCCATCCTCAGATTTTGATTGGATTGCTGGTCACTAAACAAGGGTATCCGGTAGGATATCAGCTATTTGAGGGCAGTACAGCCGAGACGAAGACGCTGGTTAAGGTTCTGCAGGCGTTTGAAGAACGCTTTGATCTTCAAAAACCTGTTTTGGTAGCGGATTCAGCATTGTTGTCGCAAAAAAACATCAACAAACTTAATGAGTACAGTTACAAGTATATCTTAGGAGCAAGGCTCAAAAATGAATCAGAAAATCTTAAGCAACGCATCCTCAAGCTTAAGGTTACCCAGGACAAACCAGCCGAGTTACCTCATCGCAACGGACGACTTATTATTACCTACTCGGCTAAACGCGCAAAAAAAGACAAGGCAAATCGTCAAAAAGGTCTGGAGCGGCTCGAAAAAAAGGTTTCTTCCGGTAAACTGACCAAGGAACATATCAATAACCGTGGCTATAATAAGTATTTAAACCTGCAAGGTCAGACCACTATCAATATTGATTATCAGCGGTTTGAGGCTGACCAGGTGTGGGATGGACTGAAAGGATATGTAACCAATACTGAGTTAACCCCAAAGCAGGTAAGCAGGCATTACAAGCAGCTATGGCACATTGAGAAAGCATTCCGTATTTCCAAGACAGACTTACGAATACGTCCGGTCTATCATCGGCTCAAAAACCGTATTGAAGCACATATATGCATTTGCTTTACAGCCTACATGATTTATAAGGAGCTTGAACGCTTACTCAAAACTAACAACATCAGTATATCGGCACAGAAAGCAATAGAGGAATTAAAAGAGATCAAGCAATTGACCTATTGCCTACCGAAATCAAAAACTGTAAAAAAAACGGTCCTGAAACCGACCCCACTACAGCAAAGACTTCTTAACCTTCAATTCTGA
- a CDS encoding DUF952 domain-containing protein — translation MLTLYHFAETAVYEAVENGYYRPSAFSSEGFVHLCKKEQLTGVYSRYFEGKPNILLLTVRLTASDPCLIFEDSTGRGELFPHYYAPIPVASIQRVSEVETGEQAPEKTDAYFRSLINV, via the coding sequence ATGCTTACCCTTTATCACTTTGCGGAAACCGCAGTCTATGAAGCTGTTGAGAACGGATACTACCGCCCGTCAGCTTTCAGTTCGGAAGGCTTCGTTCATTTGTGCAAAAAAGAACAGCTGACAGGCGTTTACAGCCGATATTTTGAAGGGAAACCCAATATACTCCTCCTTACAGTTAGGCTTACAGCTTCCGACCCCTGTCTTATTTTTGAAGATTCCACAGGAAGGGGAGAGCTTTTTCCTCATTATTATGCGCCAATTCCGGTGGCAAGTATTCAGCGCGTCAGTGAAGTTGAGACCGGAGAGCAGGCGCCTGAAAAGACAGACGCCTACTTCCGTTCTCTGATCAATGTTTAA